In Methanobacterium aggregans, the genomic stretch GTAGGGGCAGGTTGTTATGAGAACGCCCTGGTCTTCAAGTTGTTTGCAGAGCCCAAAAAATCTGCAGTTTTTAACTGTGAGTTCAACCTCCCCTTCATGCACTTCGTATTCCATGTCCCTTGCAAACCTGTGCATGTCTATGAAATAGGTTTTAACAGATTTAAGTGCAGATTCCGGATTGTTGAATTCCATATCTGTTTTTTTAAGTTCCTTTAGAAAGGTTCTTCCGATCTCACGGGTCACTGAGTAGGATCCCCTTCCAGATATTGTCCAGAGGCCACGGGTAAGGGCCAGAACCATGAGGTTGAGGGGCAGCTCCCCCTTTGGGACTTCGGTTTTATCTTCTATTGGCTGAAGGCATTCCTTTCCAAGTCCACAGATAGGACATGCCCAGTCTTCAGTAAGGTCTTCAATGGAAAGTCCTGCTTCAAATCCATGTTCTGGATCCCCTGTTTCTGAGTCGTAGATGTAGTGGCAGATTTCGCACTCGTACTTCATTGTAACACCAGATGATCTAAAAAAAAAGTGAATGAAAGATATTTAGAAGTACCTTCCAAGCAGGCCCTTCAGCATCTTTGCGTGCCTTCCCTCGTCACGGGAACTTTCATCAAAGAAGTCGTGGGCAGGGTCTATGTTGTTTTCCTTTGCCTTAGTTGCAGCAGCCTTTTTCTCGTTGTTGGCCATTGTTTCACCTT encodes the following:
- a CDS encoding rubredoxin — translated: MKYECEICHYIYDSETGDPEHGFEAGLSIEDLTEDWACPICGLGKECLQPIEDKTEVPKGELPLNLMVLALTRGLWTISGRGSYSVTREIGRTFLKELKKTDMEFNNPESALKSVKTYFIDMHRFARDMEYEVHEGEVELTVKNCRFFGLCKQLEDQGVLITTCPYTNTSSVALEEVTGYRYRINKEKSGYGHKITLKPVSKV